In Horticoccus luteus, the following proteins share a genomic window:
- a CDS encoding hybrid sensor histidine kinase/response regulator, with translation MRLPLPSIFIFLLLGPAVLALRGEGGFDREAGRPMFQNFRPTEYRGHPQVYAIIRAPNGFVYLSTEQGVIEYDGARWRTLPVPTSMVFSLGADRQGRIWVGGEDDIGVLEPAGEGGLAYRSLTEELPPEAQPFGRVRTLAVTEGATYFAGSRGVARWSQGKLRFWPSSSRVPERVEVVAGVVYLHEPDRGLFRLAGDERVPVSTAAGMKGGALYGLAEVDEHHLLVAMEQGPLVVDTRDGTTVPWGSAAAGRLRQTGITRLLRLRNGDYAFGTYTSGVLLCSRDGAALRQLDRTTGLIDNAVLSLAEDAEHGLWLGYNTGAARIETDPAISVYDGANGPAPGTVDVWCRFNGTLYAGAYDGLYRLVPANLQTGAPAHFVHEPKSISNIQMLREMDGELLIGGSGGLYRLGREGPEQLVDTGQNRVYYGSPSQRVPGRIYLAGLRGLTVVRKSEGGWIKEGENLELGASHAVHEAADGSVWVSTYGRGFWHIPGADRVADWAHARFVQYHNSHGLPPYYAWTEVINPGGEFSFFTSAGAFRFEEKAERFVPDERWLGALGGGGTRMLMPQLATAPGEVWATVLNTRGTAAEQPLGRFRTAADGRVTWESAPSGALGEIGFAGAAVLYRDPAPGGPVLWSRGYNNTVRIDLTRYATATEPWALRLRSVEAEGAARPVNPAMRPRFAFSHEPVRLAFSPGRYDLAGDVRYSTRLRGFNDEWSEWGAAAEASFTNLSGGPFTFEARAKDPAGRVSGILSYTFSVAPPWYLSGVALAAYAIGFAAVLTLAYRWRIAALARRQEVLEGLVDSRTAELAQAKDHAEAASRAKSHFVASMSHELRTPLNSIIGYAQILSHDRAATPFQKERLAIVNASGAHLLRLINDVLDFARIEAGRVDLRPAAFDLVALVGEISSAVRVLAEHKKLGWSAAVPAGFPARVVGDAARLRQVLDNLLGNAVKFTASGRVELVVTRSGPKTTFLVRDTGPGIAKADEPRLFKAFEQAGSNRPDVPGAGLGLAISRRLVELMGGTIEFASQTPGGSKFWFTVPLPEAAAADAPVVSAWVPPAGYRGPMRRVLVVDDIAQNRAILRDVLTPLGFEVSEASDGAAAWPLLSRADLALVDLRMAGVDGFTLLRRARAEPALAEVKLVAMSASVLSEHRRDALAAGAAAFVPKPFEAADLLAVIASLLGLEWTRATTTAAGRAGGSTPPIPPREAAELLRELQALAGQGDVTAVRERIAALRAVPGYATLAGELEGLAGSYQMARLRERLVAALAGGRAV, from the coding sequence ATGCGCCTTCCGTTGCCGTCGATTTTCATTTTTCTGCTGCTCGGGCCGGCAGTTTTGGCGCTGCGGGGGGAGGGCGGGTTCGACCGGGAGGCGGGGCGGCCGATGTTTCAAAACTTCCGGCCGACGGAATATCGCGGGCATCCGCAAGTGTATGCGATCATCCGCGCGCCGAACGGTTTTGTTTATCTTTCTACCGAACAAGGCGTGATCGAATACGATGGCGCGCGGTGGCGGACGTTGCCGGTGCCGACGAGCATGGTCTTCAGCTTGGGCGCGGATCGGCAAGGGCGGATCTGGGTGGGGGGCGAGGACGATATCGGCGTGCTCGAACCGGCGGGCGAGGGCGGGCTCGCATATCGCTCGTTGACGGAGGAATTGCCGCCGGAAGCGCAGCCGTTTGGGCGCGTCCGCACGCTGGCCGTCACGGAAGGCGCCACTTATTTTGCGGGTTCGCGAGGTGTCGCGCGGTGGTCGCAGGGCAAACTACGATTCTGGCCCTCGAGCTCGCGCGTGCCGGAGCGCGTCGAAGTGGTGGCCGGCGTGGTGTATTTGCACGAGCCGGACCGCGGGCTTTTTCGCCTCGCGGGTGACGAGCGTGTGCCGGTCTCCACGGCGGCCGGGATGAAGGGGGGCGCGCTCTACGGTCTCGCCGAGGTGGATGAGCATCATCTGCTGGTCGCGATGGAGCAGGGGCCGCTGGTCGTGGACACGCGCGACGGGACGACGGTGCCGTGGGGTTCCGCCGCGGCCGGGCGTTTGCGCCAGACGGGCATCACGCGTCTGCTGCGGCTGCGCAACGGCGACTACGCGTTCGGCACATATACCAGCGGGGTGCTGCTGTGTTCGCGCGACGGCGCGGCGCTGCGGCAGCTTGATCGCACGACGGGCCTGATCGACAACGCGGTGCTCTCGCTCGCCGAGGATGCGGAGCACGGACTGTGGCTCGGCTACAACACCGGTGCGGCGCGGATCGAGACCGATCCCGCAATCAGCGTTTACGACGGGGCGAATGGCCCGGCGCCGGGGACGGTGGATGTGTGGTGCCGGTTCAACGGCACGCTCTACGCCGGGGCTTACGATGGACTCTACCGACTCGTGCCCGCGAATCTGCAGACGGGCGCACCGGCGCATTTCGTGCACGAGCCGAAGAGCATTTCCAATATCCAGATGCTGCGAGAGATGGACGGTGAACTGCTGATCGGCGGTTCGGGCGGCCTCTACCGGCTCGGGCGCGAGGGGCCGGAACAGCTCGTGGATACGGGGCAGAACCGCGTTTACTACGGTTCGCCTTCGCAACGGGTGCCGGGGCGGATTTATCTCGCGGGGCTGCGCGGCCTGACCGTCGTGCGCAAGAGCGAGGGTGGTTGGATCAAGGAAGGTGAGAACCTCGAACTCGGCGCGTCGCACGCGGTGCATGAGGCGGCCGACGGCTCGGTGTGGGTGAGCACGTATGGCCGCGGGTTCTGGCACATTCCCGGCGCCGACCGCGTGGCGGATTGGGCGCACGCGCGCTTCGTGCAATATCACAACAGCCACGGTCTGCCGCCGTATTACGCGTGGACGGAAGTCATCAATCCGGGGGGCGAGTTTTCGTTTTTCACCTCGGCGGGCGCTTTTCGTTTCGAGGAAAAAGCGGAACGGTTCGTGCCCGATGAACGCTGGCTGGGCGCGCTCGGCGGAGGCGGCACGCGGATGTTGATGCCGCAACTGGCGACGGCGCCGGGAGAGGTGTGGGCCACGGTTTTGAATACGCGGGGCACCGCGGCGGAGCAGCCGCTCGGGCGTTTTCGCACGGCGGCGGATGGCCGCGTGACGTGGGAATCCGCGCCCTCGGGGGCGCTGGGCGAAATCGGATTTGCCGGCGCGGCGGTGCTGTATCGCGACCCCGCGCCGGGCGGCCCCGTGTTGTGGAGTCGCGGCTACAACAACACCGTGCGCATCGACCTCACCCGCTACGCGACCGCCACGGAGCCGTGGGCGTTGCGCTTGCGTTCGGTCGAGGCGGAGGGCGCGGCGCGGCCGGTGAATCCGGCGATGCGGCCGCGTTTCGCGTTTTCGCACGAACCGGTTCGTCTCGCGTTCAGTCCGGGGCGCTACGATCTCGCGGGCGACGTGCGATACTCGACGCGGTTGCGCGGCTTCAACGACGAGTGGTCGGAGTGGGGCGCGGCGGCGGAGGCAAGTTTCACGAACTTGTCGGGCGGGCCGTTCACGTTCGAGGCGCGGGCGAAGGATCCGGCGGGGCGCGTGAGCGGCATCCTGAGCTATACGTTTTCCGTGGCGCCGCCGTGGTACCTGAGCGGCGTCGCGCTGGCGGCTTACGCGATCGGTTTCGCCGCGGTGCTCACGCTCGCGTATCGCTGGCGCATCGCGGCGCTCGCCCGCCGGCAGGAAGTGCTCGAAGGGCTCGTCGACTCGCGCACCGCGGAACTGGCGCAGGCGAAGGACCACGCGGAGGCGGCGAGCCGCGCGAAAAGCCATTTCGTGGCGAGCATGAGCCACGAGCTGCGCACGCCGCTCAACAGCATCATCGGCTACGCCCAGATTCTGTCGCACGACCGCGCGGCGACGCCGTTTCAGAAAGAGCGGCTGGCGATCGTGAACGCGAGCGGCGCGCATCTGTTGCGGTTGATCAACGACGTCCTCGATTTCGCGCGCATTGAGGCGGGGCGCGTGGATCTGCGGCCGGCGGCGTTCGATCTCGTGGCGTTGGTGGGCGAAATCTCGTCGGCGGTGCGGGTGCTGGCGGAACACAAGAAGCTCGGCTGGTCCGCCGCGGTGCCGGCGGGTTTCCCGGCGCGCGTGGTCGGCGATGCGGCGCGGTTGCGGCAAGTGCTCGACAATCTGCTGGGCAACGCCGTGAAGTTCACGGCGAGCGGGCGCGTGGAGCTGGTCGTGACGCGCAGCGGGCCGAAGACGACGTTTCTCGTGCGCGATACCGGGCCGGGCATTGCGAAGGCGGATGAGCCGCGGCTGTTCAAGGCGTTTGAGCAAGCCGGCAGCAATCGGCCCGATGTGCCGGGCGCCGGCCTCGGCCTCGCGATCAGCCGGCGGTTGGTGGAGTTGATGGGCGGCACGATCGAGTTCGCGAGCCAGACACCCGGGGGCAGCAAATTCTGGTTTACCGTGCCTTTGCCCGAAGCCGCGGCGGCGGATGCGCCCGTCGTGAGCGCGTGGGTGCCGCCCGCGGGTTATCGCGGGCCGATGCGGCGGGTTCTGGTCGTCGACGACATCGCGCAAAATCGCGCCATCTTGCGCGACGTGCTGACGCCGCTGGGTTTCGAGGTGAGTGAAGCGAGCGACGGGGCCGCCGCGTGGCCCCTGCTGTCGCGAGCGGATCTGGCGCTCGTCGATCTGCGGATGGCGGGCGTGGATGGCTTCACGCTTTTGCGGCGCGCGCGGGCGGAACCGGCGTTGGCCGAGGTGAAACTGGTGGCGATGTCGGCGAGCGTGTTGAGCGAGCACCGGCGCGACGCGCTGGCGGCGGGGGCCGCGGCGTTTGTGCCGAAGCCGTTCGAGGCGGCGGATCTGCTCGCGGTCATCGCGAGCCTGCTCGGTCTGGAGTGGACGCGCGCGACAACGACGGCCGCGGGACGCGCAGGCGGTTCGACGCCGCCGATTCCGCCGCGCGAAGCCGCGGAGTTGTTGCGCGAATTGCAGGCGCTGGCGGGGCAGGGCGACGTGACGGCGGTGCGCGAACGGATCGCGGCGTTGCGGGCGGTGCCCGGTTACGCAACGCTGGCGGGCGAGCTCGAAGGGCTGGCGGGCAGCTACCAGATGGCGCGTTTGCGCGAACGCCTCGTCGCGGCGCTTGCGGGCGGGCGCGCCGTCTGA
- a CDS encoding response regulator transcription factor: protein MSSAATILVVDDVPANLSVLLDALHGAGHRVLVAESGESALELLPNVVPDLVLLDVRLPGIDGFATCHRLKCDARWRDLPVIFLTSLDESAEKVRAFTAGAVDYVTKPIEPTEVVARVDAHLRLRRLQAELAEKNEALAAEVAERREAEDRLRHSLDRAVLVADAAGRVTFATTLAEHLLRKYFPDTPTGVLPEGFRPLLATANAGDLRFEGGGGALAAQVYKSPVAGSQCCLVLEETRPQPTPATFLKLGLTLREAEVFYWVSEGKSSPEIALLLELSARTVEKHISNIYVKLGVENRASAIRLALDALGAPPT from the coding sequence ATGTCTTCTGCAGCCACCATCCTCGTCGTCGACGACGTGCCGGCGAACTTGAGCGTGCTGCTCGATGCGTTGCATGGCGCGGGTCACCGCGTGCTGGTGGCGGAGAGCGGCGAAAGTGCGCTCGAACTGCTGCCGAACGTGGTGCCCGATCTCGTGCTGCTCGACGTGCGGCTGCCGGGAATCGACGGTTTTGCCACCTGCCATCGGTTGAAATGCGATGCGCGGTGGCGGGATCTGCCGGTGATTTTTCTCACGTCGCTCGACGAGTCGGCGGAGAAGGTGCGGGCGTTTACGGCGGGCGCGGTGGATTATGTGACGAAGCCGATCGAGCCGACGGAGGTGGTGGCGCGGGTGGATGCGCATTTGCGGCTGCGACGGTTGCAGGCGGAGTTGGCGGAGAAGAATGAGGCGCTGGCGGCGGAGGTGGCCGAGCGGCGCGAGGCGGAGGACCGGCTGCGGCATTCGCTGGATCGCGCGGTCTTGGTCGCCGATGCGGCGGGGCGGGTGACGTTTGCGACGACGCTCGCGGAGCATCTCCTGCGCAAATATTTCCCGGACACGCCGACGGGCGTGCTGCCCGAGGGGTTTCGTCCGCTGCTGGCGACGGCCAACGCGGGCGACCTTCGCTTCGAAGGCGGCGGCGGGGCGCTGGCGGCGCAGGTTTACAAGTCGCCCGTCGCGGGTTCGCAGTGTTGCCTGGTGTTGGAAGAAACGCGGCCACAGCCGACGCCGGCGACGTTTCTCAAGCTCGGGCTCACGTTGCGCGAAGCGGAGGTTTTTTACTGGGTCAGCGAGGGCAAGAGCAGTCCGGAGATCGCGCTCTTGCTGGAGTTGAGTGCCCGCACGGTGGAGAAGCACATCAGTAATATCTACGTCAAGCTGGGGGTCGAAAATCGCGCGAGCGCGATCCGCCTCGCGCTGGATGCGCTCGGGGCGCCCCCTACGTAA